In one window of uncultured Campylobacter sp. DNA:
- a CDS encoding GNAT family N-acetyltransferase — MRLERIGEDSALIARIEAINVAAFPEIERISIKNFLKMSRKGQLEIAAIFEDFTALVAGGASDKHYAAASENLCALQDRGEASQDRDAAGKNSDAANRNTAELASLNSKNRSVIGKKSSATCEKSSLESKNPSAEASENFNAAAQNLSGEELVGFCVYRTEQTYKRAVSHHKQPPPRLNADKILRSKAHSGAEFEGAEDEIPSGKVKFSEAKFFSVASGKNPSQKAQPFSGDEILNASADSKIPIDADRLICGASSEISSSVRRDEISSSAAEGKISSGTAESEISRYNEGEISSGGESEIFYVAYLGIDAKFRGLGIGSRLLALISEQNPRAQIVLDVEPPHEDAPNLAQRLRRIEFYGRHGFRRCGKFFNYAGLSFEILAKPPLSAPQQGFDVASFVKFIGAGNKFRFKITDAPLYKN, encoded by the coding sequence ATGAGACTTGAGCGTATCGGCGAGGACTCGGCGCTGATCGCGCGCATAGAGGCGATCAACGTCGCGGCGTTCCCCGAAATCGAGCGTATCAGCATAAAAAATTTCTTAAAAATGTCGCGCAAAGGACAGCTTGAAATCGCGGCGATTTTCGAGGATTTTACTGCCCTGGTCGCTGGCGGCGCGAGTGATAAGCATTACGCGGCGGCGAGCGAAAATTTATGCGCGCTGCAGGATCGCGGCGAAGCTAGCCAAGATCGCGATGCTGCGGGTAAAAATTCCGATGCGGCTAACCGCAACACGGCAGAATTAGCCTCTTTGAATTCCAAAAATCGCAGCGTGATAGGTAAAAAATCCAGTGCGACGTGTGAAAAATCCAGCTTGGAAAGTAAAAATCCCAGCGCGGAGGCAAGCGAAAATTTCAATGCGGCGGCGCAAAATTTAAGCGGCGAGGAGCTGGTGGGGTTTTGCGTCTATAGGACCGAGCAAACATACAAGCGCGCGGTTTCGCACCACAAACAGCCTCCGCCTCGATTAAATGCGGATAAAATTTTAAGATCCAAAGCCCATAGCGGCGCAGAATTTGAAGGCGCAGAGGATGAAATCCCAAGTGGCAAAGTAAAATTTTCAGAGGCAAAATTTTTTAGCGTTGCTAGCGGCAAAAACCCGAGCCAAAAAGCGCAGCCTTTTAGCGGCGATGAAATTTTAAATGCGAGCGCAGATAGCAAAATTCCGATCGACGCGGACCGTTTGATTTGCGGTGCGAGCAGCGAAATTTCATCAAGCGTCAGAAGGGATGAAATTTCATCAAGCGCTGCAGAGGGTAAAATTTCGTCAGGTACCGCGGAAAGCGAAATTTCGCGCTACAATGAGGGCGAAATTTCAAGCGGCGGAGAGAGCGAGATTTTTTACGTGGCCTACCTCGGCATTGATGCGAAATTTCGCGGGCTGGGGATCGGCTCAAGGCTGCTCGCGCTCATCTCCGAGCAAAATCCGCGCGCGCAAATCGTCCTTGACGTCGAGCCGCCGCACGAGGACGCACCCAATCTCGCGCAGCGCCTGCGCCGCATAGAATTCTACGGCAGGCACGGCTTTCGGCGCTGCGGCAAGTTTTTTAACTACGCGGGGCTAAGCTTCGAGATCCTTGCCAAGCCGCCGCTAAGCGCGCCGCAGCAGGGCTTTGACGTAGCGAGCTTCGTGAAATTTATCGGCGCGGGCAATAAATTTAGATTTAAAATCACCGACGCGCCGCTATACAAAAACTAA
- a CDS encoding UDP-N-acetylmuramate dehydrogenase produces the protein MKTKQIDFSKYTSVRIGGSFAVQILKDEADFAEFESIAGGAIIGGGNNLLISPAPPHLAMLSEEFDRISLSGDVLSIGAATKSGKIYNFAKKQGLGGFEFLRNIPGTLGGLIKMNAGLSGASISDSLLAVRLTRGWVERERISFGYRRSGIEEPILGAEFKISRGFDVSLATDFAAKRANQPKGASFGSCFKNPPNDAAGRLIEAAGLKGHAIGGAKFSEQHANFIINFGGASFEDVIALINLAQSRVFEEFGIELETEVVVL, from the coding sequence TTGAAAACAAAGCAGATAGATTTTAGCAAATACACCTCCGTGCGCATCGGCGGGAGCTTTGCGGTGCAAATTTTAAAAGACGAGGCCGATTTTGCGGAGTTTGAGAGCATAGCGGGGGGCGCGATCATCGGCGGCGGCAATAATCTGCTTATCTCGCCCGCACCGCCGCACCTTGCGATGCTAAGCGAGGAGTTCGACCGCATAAGCCTAAGCGGAGACGTCCTTAGCATCGGGGCTGCTACAAAGTCGGGCAAAATTTACAACTTCGCCAAAAAGCAGGGTCTCGGCGGCTTTGAGTTTTTGCGTAACATCCCGGGCACGCTCGGCGGGTTAATCAAAATGAATGCGGGGCTTAGCGGCGCTAGCATCAGCGATAGCCTGCTTGCCGTGCGCCTAACGCGCGGCTGGGTGGAGCGCGAGCGGATAAGCTTCGGCTACCGAAGAAGCGGGATCGAGGAGCCGATTTTGGGCGCCGAGTTTAAAATTTCGCGCGGCTTTGATGTCTCGCTCGCCACGGATTTTGCCGCCAAGCGTGCCAACCAGCCAAAGGGAGCTAGCTTTGGGAGCTGCTTTAAAAACCCGCCGAATGACGCCGCGGGCAGGCTGATCGAAGCGGCGGGATTAAAAGGCCACGCGATCGGCGGCGCGAAATTTAGCGAGCAGCACGCCAATTTCATCATAAATTTCGGCGGCGCGAGCTTTGAGGATGTGATTGCGCTCATAAATTTAGCGCAAAGCCGCGTTTTTGAAGAATTCGGTATCGAACTGGAAACCGAGGTCGTGGTGCTATAA
- the recA gene encoding recombinase RecA — protein MDEGKKKTLDAALKSIDKAFGKGTLVRLGDKQVEPIDAISTGSVGLDIALGIGGVPKGRIIEIYGPESSGKTTLTLHIIAECQKAGGICAFVDAEHALDVKYASNLGVDTDNLYVSQPDFGEQALDIVETLAKSGAIDLIVVDSVAALTPKNEIEGDMGDQHVGLQARLMSQALRKLAGVVHKMNTTVIFINQIRMKIGAMGYGTPETTTGGNALKFYASVRIDIRKIATLKQNEESIGNRAKVKVVKNKVAPPFKIAEFDIMFGKGISKVGELIDYGVKLDIVDKSGAWFSYGDTKLGQGRENAKIYLENNPAVAEEITAKIREQMGSVNFSADADDEENLQSGDE, from the coding sequence ATGGACGAGGGAAAGAAAAAGACGCTGGATGCGGCGCTAAAATCGATCGACAAAGCTTTCGGCAAGGGCACGCTGGTGCGGCTGGGCGATAAGCAGGTCGAGCCGATAGATGCCATCTCTACGGGCTCTGTGGGGCTTGACATCGCGCTTGGCATCGGCGGCGTGCCGAAAGGACGTATTATCGAGATTTACGGACCGGAGAGCTCGGGAAAGACGACGCTTACGCTTCACATCATCGCCGAGTGCCAAAAGGCGGGCGGAATTTGCGCATTCGTGGACGCCGAACACGCGCTGGACGTCAAATACGCTTCAAATTTAGGCGTCGATACCGACAATCTCTACGTCTCTCAGCCCGACTTCGGCGAGCAGGCACTTGATATCGTAGAAACCCTGGCAAAAAGCGGCGCGATCGATCTTATCGTCGTAGATAGCGTCGCTGCGCTCACGCCGAAAAACGAGATCGAGGGCGATATGGGCGATCAGCACGTGGGACTCCAGGCACGACTTATGAGCCAAGCGCTACGCAAACTCGCCGGCGTCGTGCATAAGATGAATACGACGGTGATCTTTATCAATCAAATCCGTATGAAGATCGGCGCGATGGGCTACGGCACGCCAGAGACGACGACCGGCGGCAATGCGCTTAAATTTTACGCTTCGGTGCGCATCGATATACGCAAGATCGCCACTTTGAAACAAAACGAAGAGAGCATTGGCAACCGCGCCAAGGTCAAGGTCGTGAAAAACAAGGTGGCGCCTCCGTTTAAGATCGCGGAATTTGACATAATGTTCGGCAAGGGCATCAGCAAAGTAGGCGAGCTGATCGATTACGGCGTCAAGCTCGATATCGTCGATAAAAGCGGCGCATGGTTCAGCTACGGCGATACGAAGCTAGGTCAAGGGCGCGAAAACGCTAAAATTTATCTAGAGAATAACCCTGCTGTCGCCGAAGAGATCACTGCAAAGATCCGCGAGCAGATGGGCAGCGTAAATTTCAGCGCAGACGCGGACGATGAAGAAAATTTACAAAGTGGAGATGAATGA
- the eno gene encoding phosphopyruvate hydratase has translation MIYIEDVYAIEVLDSRGNPTVKATVALSDGTVASAIVPSGASTGKREALELRDKDERYCGKGVLKAVENVNSQIAEAVIGLDAFDQKALDDEMRELDGTDNYSNLGANAVLGVSMAVARAAAKSLDVPLYRYLGGANATVLPVPMFNIINGGAHANNSVDFQEFMIMPFGFDKFSGALRAASEIYHTLKGLLNAAGHSTAVGDEGGFAPNLNDNEEPIKLIMQAIEKAGYKAGEQIKLALDVAASELYENGKYKLEGKEFSSEELIERYARLCERYPIFSIEDGLSEDDWAGWAKLTSKLGSKVQLVGDDLFVTNEKILREGIAKGVGNAILIKPNQIGTVSQTMQTIRLAQRKGYRCVMSHRSGESEDSFIADFAVAMNTGQIKTGATSRSERNAKYNRLLEIERETDEFLGSRI, from the coding sequence ATGATTTATATCGAAGATGTTTATGCGATAGAAGTGCTCGATAGCCGCGGCAACCCGACCGTGAAAGCTACGGTCGCTCTAAGCGACGGCACGGTAGCAAGCGCGATAGTCCCAAGCGGCGCAAGCACGGGCAAACGCGAGGCACTGGAGCTCCGCGACAAAGACGAGAGATACTGCGGCAAGGGCGTGCTAAAGGCTGTTGAAAACGTAAATTCGCAGATCGCAGAGGCCGTGATCGGGCTGGATGCATTCGATCAAAAGGCACTTGATGATGAGATGCGCGAGCTCGACGGCACCGATAACTACTCAAATTTAGGCGCAAACGCCGTGCTTGGCGTATCTATGGCGGTAGCACGTGCGGCGGCAAAGAGCCTTGACGTGCCTTTGTACCGCTACCTGGGCGGCGCAAACGCTACCGTGCTTCCGGTGCCGATGTTTAATATCATCAACGGCGGCGCGCATGCGAACAACAGCGTGGATTTTCAAGAATTTATGATTATGCCGTTTGGATTTGATAAATTTAGCGGCGCGCTGCGAGCGGCGAGCGAAATTTACCACACGCTAAAAGGTCTTCTAAACGCGGCAGGCCATAGCACGGCAGTGGGCGACGAGGGCGGATTTGCGCCGAATTTAAACGATAACGAAGAGCCGATCAAACTAATCATGCAAGCTATCGAAAAAGCGGGCTACAAGGCAGGAGAGCAGATTAAGCTAGCCCTTGACGTCGCAGCTAGCGAGCTGTACGAAAACGGCAAATATAAGCTTGAAGGCAAGGAATTTAGCAGCGAAGAGCTGATAGAGAGATACGCACGTCTTTGCGAGAGGTATCCGATATTTTCAATCGAAGACGGCCTAAGCGAGGACGACTGGGCGGGCTGGGCGAAGCTAACTAGCAAGCTTGGCTCTAAAGTGCAGCTTGTGGGCGACGATCTATTTGTAACGAACGAGAAAATTTTACGCGAAGGTATAGCCAAAGGCGTAGGCAACGCGATTTTGATCAAGCCAAATCAAATCGGCACCGTAAGCCAAACTATGCAGACGATCCGCCTAGCGCAGCGCAAAGGCTACCGCTGCGTGATGAGCCACAGAAGCGGCGAGAGCGAGGATAGCTTTATCGCGGACTTCGCCGTCGCGATGAATACGGGTCAAATCAAAACTGGCGCGACCTCAAGAAGCGAACGCAACGCCAAATACAACCGCCTGCTTGAGATCGAGCGCGAGACAGATGAGTTTTTAGGAAGCCGAATTTAA
- a CDS encoding phosphatase PAP2/dual specificity phosphatase family protein produces MKTKQFLSQLAALVVVAAIFYASYGATNALASARANVPEIYFAWERALPFWAWSIVPYWSLNLLYALGFFLCRDARELARYVTQLLAAQVIATLFFIAFPLQMSWEKPAVSGLSGFLFSSLAAFDLPFNQAPSLHIILCVVVGAFYLRKARSVWLKAALVAWFALIGLSVLTTYQHHFIDIPTGLAAGCLVLLIRPLESAPLRFAMARESARYKWAALYLGLAFMTLFTAILGAKIWGAWMLWLSWASLSFALVACGYTFLGARVFAKNGQGRHAAAAKALLFPYLCVARLNAIFWLRGRRLSDEILPGLYLGSVKQAGKFDAVLDLAAEFERPGGAQIYASVPMLDMITPSADELKRGADELERLVKRALCGGENLSQKAAELGSNFSAEVNGYAHGRDFKFNEQADSRVNLQTCGSANKDEEQTLADSNERAAEQNGKKVLVCCALGYGRSASVLLAWLVIYEGLGFDEALNLLKSRREKIAVASSLRERITRLAAEARVNSKAE; encoded by the coding sequence GTGAAAACAAAACAGTTTTTATCGCAGCTTGCCGCGCTAGTCGTCGTTGCGGCGATATTTTACGCTAGCTACGGCGCCACGAACGCCCTCGCGAGTGCTCGCGCAAACGTGCCCGAGATCTATTTCGCGTGGGAGCGCGCGCTGCCGTTTTGGGCGTGGAGCATCGTGCCGTATTGGTCGCTAAATTTACTCTACGCGCTTGGATTTTTCCTCTGCCGTGACGCCAGGGAGCTCGCGCGTTACGTCACGCAGCTACTCGCCGCGCAGGTGATCGCAACGCTATTTTTTATCGCTTTTCCTCTGCAAATGTCGTGGGAAAAGCCCGCAGTTTCAGGCCTTAGCGGCTTTTTGTTCTCAAGCCTCGCCGCCTTTGACCTCCCGTTTAATCAAGCTCCGTCGCTGCACATCATACTTTGCGTCGTGGTGGGTGCATTTTACCTTCGCAAGGCGCGCTCGGTTTGGCTTAAGGCGGCGCTTGTCGCGTGGTTTGCGCTCATCGGCCTTAGCGTGCTGACCACGTATCAGCATCATTTTATCGACATTCCTACGGGGCTGGCCGCAGGCTGCCTCGTGCTACTGATTCGTCCGCTAGAGAGCGCGCCGCTTAGATTTGCCATGGCTAGGGAGTCCGCTCGCTACAAATGGGCGGCGCTATATCTAGGGCTTGCGTTTATGACGCTTTTTACGGCGATTTTGGGGGCTAAAATTTGGGGCGCGTGGATGCTGTGGCTATCGTGGGCGAGCCTTAGTTTCGCGCTGGTTGCTTGCGGTTATACCTTTTTGGGCGCGCGGGTTTTTGCTAAAAACGGGCAAGGCCGTCACGCCGCCGCTGCTAAAGCTTTACTTTTTCCCTATCTTTGCGTAGCGCGGTTAAATGCGATTTTTTGGCTGCGCGGACGCCGACTTTCAGACGAGATTTTGCCGGGGCTGTATCTAGGCTCGGTTAAGCAGGCGGGCAAATTTGACGCGGTGCTAGATCTCGCGGCCGAGTTTGAGCGGCCTGGCGGCGCGCAAATTTACGCGAGCGTGCCTATGCTAGATATGATAACGCCGAGTGCGGACGAGCTAAAACGCGGCGCGGACGAGCTTGAGCGGCTCGTAAAAAGGGCTCTTTGCGGCGGCGAAAATTTATCGCAAAAAGCGGCGGAGCTGGGATCAAATTTTAGTGCAGAAGTAAACGGCTACGCGCACGGGCGAGATTTTAAATTTAATGAGCAAGCGGACTCGCGGGTAAATTTGCAAACGTGCGGCTCGGCAAACAAAGACGAGGAGCAAACTCTCGCGGACTCAAACGAACGAGCCGCCGAGCAAAACGGTAAAAAGGTGCTGGTGTGCTGCGCGCTGGGCTACGGCAGGAGCGCGTCGGTGCTGCTTGCTTGGCTGGTGATTTACGAGGGGCTGGGTTTTGACGAGGCGCTAAATTTACTAAAATCTCGCCGCGAAAAGATCGCAGTCGCTAGCTCGCTGCGCGAGAGGATAACGCGGCTAGCCGCAGAAGCCCGCGTAAATTCGAAAGCGGAGTAA
- a CDS encoding menaquinone biosynthesis family protein: MKIFKHINVAHSPDADDIFMYKAIDFGWVSSKNLKFSATALDIQTLNDEALKGTYEAAAISFALYPLICDEYALLRTAVSFGEGYGPKLVKKKGAVLKRNFKVALSGKHTTNALLFRMAYPQARIVYKNFLEIEGAVLSGEVDAGVLIHESILDFSDELCVEREIWDIWSELAGENLPLPLGGMAVRRSLPITDAIECERVLTEGVRIATAHKPFLSHMLMERNLIRVDDAKLEKYLSLYANETSIELSGAQIRAVDRLFELGYERGFYPAPLSAQENFIPREYNEVRFADCGGQNPM; this comes from the coding sequence TTGAAGATTTTTAAGCATATAAACGTCGCTCACTCGCCCGACGCCGACGATATTTTTATGTATAAGGCGATTGATTTCGGTTGGGTTAGTTCAAAAAATCTAAAATTTAGCGCCACGGCGCTTGATATCCAGACGCTAAACGACGAGGCGCTAAAGGGCACTTACGAAGCCGCGGCGATTAGCTTTGCGCTATATCCGCTAATCTGCGACGAATACGCGCTTTTGCGCACGGCGGTGAGCTTCGGCGAAGGCTACGGGCCAAAGCTAGTTAAGAAAAAGGGTGCGGTTTTAAAGCGAAATTTCAAGGTCGCGCTAAGTGGCAAACACACGACCAATGCCCTGCTTTTTCGCATGGCATACCCGCAGGCGCGAATAGTTTATAAAAATTTCCTAGAGATCGAGGGCGCGGTTTTAAGCGGCGAGGTGGACGCGGGCGTGCTGATACATGAAAGCATTCTTGACTTTTCGGACGAGCTTTGCGTGGAGCGCGAGATCTGGGATATCTGGAGCGAGCTAGCGGGCGAAAATCTGCCGCTGCCGCTAGGAGGCATGGCGGTTCGCCGCAGCCTGCCGATAACCGACGCCATCGAGTGCGAGCGCGTGCTAACCGAAGGCGTGCGCATCGCCACCGCGCATAAGCCCTTTTTGTCACACATGCTGATGGAGCGAAATCTCATCCGCGTGGACGACGCAAAGCTCGAAAAATATCTGAGCCTTTATGCCAACGAGACCTCGATCGAGCTTTCGGGGGCACAGATAAGGGCAGTGGATAGGCTGTTTGAGCTTGGCTACGAGCGCGGATTTTACCCTGCGCCGCTTAGTGCGCAGGAGAATTTTATCCCGCGCGAATATAACGAGGTCCGTTTTGCGGACTGCGGCGGGCAAAACCCGATGTAA
- a CDS encoding NAD(P)H-dependent oxidoreductase, with translation MTHLEIMKFRHACKIFDENKKIGKADFDAILQAGILAPSSTGLEQWDFLVVQNKALREQIREKSWNQPQITSCSHLVVILAKIKDIKLGSDYIERMITRKKDEAPKYIGDRHKFYQDFLSGYFHNDDEELFNWSHAQCMFAALAMMNEAASRGIDSCPIEGFDRAALGEILDLKWNERRVALLVPFGYRVNPQPQKIRRSMDDVVKWIE, from the coding sequence ATGACACATTTAGAGATTATGAAATTTCGCCATGCATGCAAAATTTTTGACGAGAACAAAAAGATCGGTAAAGCCGATTTTGACGCCATTTTACAGGCAGGCATCTTAGCACCTAGTTCTACGGGGCTAGAGCAATGGGACTTTTTGGTTGTGCAAAACAAGGCGCTACGCGAGCAGATTCGCGAAAAATCGTGGAATCAGCCGCAGATCACCTCTTGCTCACATCTGGTCGTGATTTTAGCAAAGATCAAGGACATAAAGCTAGGAAGTGATTATATCGAGCGAATGATTACACGTAAAAAAGATGAAGCGCCTAAATATATCGGCGACAGGCATAAATTTTATCAAGATTTTTTAAGCGGTTATTTTCACAACGACGATGAGGAGCTATTTAATTGGTCGCACGCGCAGTGCATGTTCGCAGCACTTGCGATGATGAACGAGGCTGCAAGCCGCGGCATCGACAGCTGCCCGATAGAGGGCTTCGATCGCGCTGCGCTCGGAGAGATTTTGGATCTAAAATGGAATGAGCGCCGCGTGGCGCTGCTCGTGCCTTTCGGCTACCGCGTAAATCCGCAGCCGCAAAAGATCCGCCGCAGCATGGATGACGTAGTAAAGTGGATCGAATAA
- a CDS encoding methyltransferase, whose amino-acid sequence MKLPKQLLDRYGAERQSAGEAQRTANEIAFAPVVFQVSRLMKKFGILSALNEAQGGLSISEIVQKTSLSEYAVKLLLESSLSIGTVLLCGEKFRLSKAGYFLLTDEMVGVDMDFIHDVCYEGLFRLEETLKSGKPEGLKVFGQWATIYEALSHLPPHVRKSWLAFDHFYSDLAFEPALEIIFSRKTNKILDVGGNTGRFAKRCVGYDKNVRVTIMDLAGQIALMKDAVAGAQGAERIEGLAADLLDAATRFPRGFDAIWLSQFLDCFAEEQIVSILSRAAESMSAEARLYILEPFWDRQRYETAAYSMTQISVYFAAMANGNSKIYHSDDMIKFAQRAGLKISRIHDGLGVGHTLLCCERAR is encoded by the coding sequence ATGAAACTTCCCAAACAGCTTTTAGATCGTTACGGCGCCGAGCGTCAAAGCGCGGGCGAGGCTCAGCGGACGGCGAATGAGATCGCCTTTGCGCCGGTGGTCTTTCAAGTCTCGCGGCTGATGAAAAAATTTGGAATTTTAAGCGCGCTTAATGAGGCGCAGGGCGGGCTAAGCATAAGTGAGATCGTGCAGAAGACTTCGCTTAGCGAATACGCCGTAAAGCTGCTTTTGGAAAGCTCGCTTAGCATCGGCACGGTGCTGCTGTGCGGCGAGAAATTTCGGCTCAGCAAGGCGGGGTATTTTCTGCTCACCGACGAGATGGTGGGAGTGGATATGGACTTCATCCACGATGTGTGTTACGAGGGGCTCTTTAGGCTCGAAGAGACGCTAAAATCGGGCAAACCCGAGGGGCTAAAGGTCTTTGGGCAGTGGGCTACGATCTACGAGGCGCTTTCGCATCTGCCGCCGCACGTGCGCAAGAGCTGGCTCGCGTTTGATCATTTTTATTCGGATTTGGCGTTTGAGCCCGCGCTAGAGATCATTTTCTCGCGCAAGACAAATAAAATTTTAGACGTAGGCGGCAACACGGGGCGCTTTGCTAAGCGGTGCGTGGGCTACGACAAAAATGTGCGCGTCACGATAATGGATCTTGCGGGGCAGATCGCGCTGATGAAAGACGCCGTCGCAGGCGCGCAGGGCGCTGAGCGCATAGAGGGGCTTGCGGCCGATCTGCTAGATGCTGCTACGCGCTTTCCGCGCGGTTTTGACGCGATTTGGCTCAGTCAGTTTCTGGACTGCTTCGCAGAGGAGCAGATCGTAAGCATCCTCTCGCGTGCGGCGGAGTCGATGAGCGCGGAGGCGCGGCTTTATATTTTGGAGCCGTTTTGGGACAGGCAGCGCTACGAAACCGCTGCGTATAGCATGACGCAGATCAGCGTGTATTTCGCCGCTATGGCAAACGGCAATAGCAAAATTTATCACTCGGACGATATGATTAAATTTGCGCAGCGCGCGGGGCTTAAAATTTCACGTATTCACGACGGACTCGGCGTCGGACACACGTTGCTGTGCTGCGAAAGGGCGCGATGA